The following are encoded in a window of Nitrospirota bacterium genomic DNA:
- a CDS encoding BCAM0308 family protein — MSTSHLPQDSKDRSVRARMHDPYKAKGKLQEPSVCRECKAVYHKGRWTWDPAPAKSHELLCPACERIQDGAPSGVLLLTGEFVASHRDQVLGLARNEETRVKAEHPLARIITIQDQTEAPVGVIITTTDPHLARRIGEAFHHAHHGTFTCRYEESEDLLRANWES, encoded by the coding sequence ATGTCGACGTCACATCTTCCCCAAGACAGCAAAGATCGATCGGTTCGAGCCCGGATGCACGATCCATACAAGGCGAAGGGCAAACTCCAGGAGCCGTCGGTGTGTCGTGAGTGCAAAGCGGTCTACCACAAAGGGCGGTGGACATGGGACCCTGCCCCAGCGAAGAGTCACGAGCTCCTGTGCCCTGCCTGTGAACGGATACAGGACGGCGCGCCAAGCGGAGTGCTGCTGCTCACCGGTGAGTTTGTCGCCTCGCATCGGGACCAGGTTCTCGGGCTCGCCCGCAATGAAGAGACCCGTGTCAAAGCCGAACATCCTCTGGCTCGCATCATCACGATCCAGGACCAAACCGAAGCACCAGTCGGGGTGATCATCACCACAACCGACCCCCATCTCGCGCGGCGCATCGGCGAAGCGTTCCATCACGCACATCACGGCACATTCACCTGTCGTTACGAAGAAAGCGAAGACCTGCTCCGGGCGAACTGGGAGAGCTAA
- a CDS encoding IS1595 family transposase produces the protein MTKPTMTLAALMTRFSTEEACKEFLIQQRWPNGVECPRCHNKKVYALKSKPFHWVCKGKDCGERNGYRFSVISKTIFENTNYPLRIWFQVIYLMTQSKKGISALQIHRQIGSGDYRTAWYMCHRVRAAMRDSGFAKLIGEVEVDETYIGGKDKNRHWDKKEHVKGGSAKMTVIGAIARKGNVVCQVIENADRLTMCNFVRQTVGDAVSLVATDEAAGYATLKNTLPHESVNHGKKEYVRGNVHTNNLEAFWSLLKRGVIGTFHQVSKDYLPLYLAEFSFRHNNRKNADIFTQVVAGC, from the coding sequence ATGACCAAGCCGACTATGACACTCGCCGCGTTGATGACTCGCTTCTCTACCGAAGAAGCCTGCAAAGAGTTCTTGATTCAACAACGCTGGCCGAACGGAGTGGAGTGCCCTCGCTGCCATAACAAGAAAGTCTATGCCCTTAAGAGCAAGCCGTTTCACTGGGTCTGTAAGGGCAAGGATTGCGGAGAGCGAAATGGCTATCGCTTCTCTGTGATCAGCAAGACCATTTTTGAGAATACAAACTACCCACTTCGTATCTGGTTTCAGGTGATCTACTTGATGACGCAGAGCAAGAAGGGCATCAGTGCCTTGCAGATCCATCGCCAGATCGGGAGCGGCGACTATCGCACCGCCTGGTATATGTGCCATCGGGTTCGTGCTGCCATGCGGGATAGCGGATTCGCTAAACTCATAGGTGAAGTGGAGGTTGACGAAACCTATATTGGTGGCAAGGACAAAAACCGGCATTGGGACAAGAAAGAGCATGTGAAGGGCGGTAGTGCCAAGATGACTGTCATCGGGGCCATTGCTCGTAAGGGAAACGTCGTCTGCCAGGTGATCGAGAATGCGGACCGCCTGACCATGTGTAACTTCGTCCGTCAAACTGTCGGCGATGCCGTGTCGCTTGTTGCCACCGATGAGGCTGCAGGTTATGCCACACTCAAGAACACGCTCCCACATGAATCCGTGAATCACGGCAAGAAGGAATATGTTCGCGGCAATGTGCATACTAACAATCTGGAAGCCTTTTGGAGCTTGTTGAAGCGCGGCGTGATCGGCACGTTTCACCAAGTGAGCAAGGACTACTTGCCGCTGTACCTGGCAGAATTCTCGTTCCGGCATAACAACCGGAAGAATGCTGACATCTTCACGCAGGTCGTAGCAGGATGCTGA
- the aepX gene encoding phosphoenolpyruvate mutase: MSSTTGTTTARQFKKLLLSEQLEFICEAHNGLSAKIVQEAGFKGIWGSGLSISAQFGVRDNNEASWTQVLETLEFMSDATTIPILLDGDTGYGNFNNMQRLVRKLEQRKIAAVCIEDKLFPKTNSFIKGDAQPMADMQEFCGKIKAGKDAQTDQDFCIIARVEAFICGWGLAEALRRAEAYHQAGADGILIHSALSVPDEILAFKQEWGNRCPVVIVPTKYYATPTDVFRQHGISMVIWANHMLRSAVAAMQKTARTLKDQEHLLSIEDKVAPVSEIFRLQNAAELQEAEDRYLPKGAEGTAAIVLAASRGKELGELTELQPKTMVKIQGIPILSHIADAYNAVGIKDIVVVRGYKKETVNLPNLTYVDNDDFADTGELDSLLKALQSLKGPAKDTIISYGDVLFNKYIPQSLCQETGDCVIFVDSNWQEQSSYARLGGFTECTIPNSRRAFNAKIFLKQLGDNLPKESIHGVWMGFLKVSPSAATLITGIIVELLAKPANRKAGIPHLLQELLKRQYPIRVLYTAGHWLDINSLEDVVQAGNF; the protein is encoded by the coding sequence ATGAGTTCGACCACAGGCACGACCACAGCACGTCAATTTAAGAAGCTCCTTTTGTCGGAGCAGCTCGAATTCATTTGCGAGGCGCACAATGGCCTCAGCGCAAAAATCGTTCAAGAGGCTGGCTTTAAAGGCATCTGGGGCAGCGGTCTCTCCATTTCCGCGCAATTCGGCGTCCGTGACAACAACGAAGCCAGCTGGACCCAGGTGCTGGAGACCCTGGAATTTATGTCCGACGCCACCACGATTCCCATTCTCCTCGATGGCGACACGGGGTACGGCAACTTCAATAATATGCAGCGCTTAGTCCGCAAACTCGAACAACGCAAAATCGCCGCGGTCTGTATCGAAGATAAACTCTTCCCCAAGACGAATAGTTTCATCAAGGGGGACGCCCAACCCATGGCGGACATGCAGGAATTCTGCGGCAAGATCAAAGCCGGCAAAGATGCGCAGACCGACCAGGACTTTTGTATTATCGCCAGAGTGGAAGCCTTCATCTGCGGCTGGGGGTTGGCGGAAGCGCTGCGTCGCGCCGAGGCCTATCATCAGGCAGGGGCGGACGGCATCCTCATTCACAGCGCCCTCTCAGTGCCGGATGAAATCCTGGCGTTCAAACAGGAATGGGGCAATCGCTGCCCCGTCGTGATCGTGCCCACCAAATATTACGCGACCCCCACCGACGTGTTTCGGCAGCATGGGATTTCGATGGTGATTTGGGCCAATCACATGCTTCGATCGGCCGTGGCCGCCATGCAAAAAACCGCACGCACGTTAAAGGACCAGGAACACCTGCTCTCCATCGAAGACAAAGTCGCGCCGGTCTCCGAAATCTTCCGCCTGCAAAACGCCGCAGAGCTACAAGAGGCTGAAGACCGCTATCTGCCCAAAGGCGCCGAGGGCACCGCGGCCATCGTGCTGGCCGCCTCCCGCGGAAAAGAGCTGGGGGAACTTACCGAACTGCAGCCCAAAACGATGGTCAAGATCCAGGGCATCCCCATCCTGTCCCATATCGCCGACGCCTACAATGCCGTAGGGATCAAAGACATCGTGGTGGTCCGCGGATATAAGAAAGAAACCGTCAATCTGCCCAACCTGACCTATGTCGACAACGACGATTTCGCGGACACCGGCGAACTGGATTCGCTCTTAAAGGCCCTCCAATCCCTGAAAGGACCGGCAAAGGACACCATCATTTCCTATGGCGACGTGCTGTTCAATAAATATATTCCCCAGTCCCTCTGCCAGGAAACCGGTGACTGCGTCATTTTCGTCGACAGCAACTGGCAGGAACAGAGCAGCTATGCCCGCCTCGGCGGATTTACAGAATGTACCATTCCCAATTCGAGAAGAGCCTTTAACGCAAAGATCTTTCTCAAGCAATTGGGCGACAACCTTCCCAAAGAATCCATCCACGGGGTCTGGATGGGCTTTCTCAAAGTCTCACCCAGCGCCGCCACGCTCATCACCGGCATCATTGTGGAGCTACTGGCCAAGCCAGCCAACCGCAAAGCCGGCATCCCGCACCTGCTCCAAGAACTCTTGAAACGGCAGTACCCAATCCGCGTGCTCTATACGGCAGGCCACTGGCTCGATATCAACAGCCTTGAGGATGTGGTCCAGGCGGGAAACTTTTGA
- a CDS encoding pyridoxamine 5'-phosphate oxidase family protein, giving the protein MAMSEALSDEEVQAAWSNLAEEVRTGVLLTLRNGRPFGSHVPYVFGKQWSRAYIHVSGLALHTGHLLLDSRVGLFVSEPDRPEKNPSALRRMNLQGEAVLLNAGAPNYAEVKERYLARFPQSAMMFGFADFSLWELRLQDAHLVLGFGQAYLSDATTPLAWTHQKPEQKK; this is encoded by the coding sequence ATGGCAATGTCTGAGGCACTGTCGGATGAAGAGGTGCAGGCTGCGTGGTCCAACCTAGCCGAGGAGGTCCGTACGGGGGTTTTGCTGACGCTCAGAAATGGGCGGCCGTTCGGGTCGCATGTGCCCTACGTCTTTGGCAAACAGTGGTCGCGAGCCTATATTCATGTCAGTGGTTTGGCGTTGCATACCGGACATTTGTTGCTGGATAGCCGCGTCGGGCTATTTGTCTCGGAGCCGGATCGCCCAGAGAAGAATCCCTCGGCGCTCCGAAGGATGAATCTTCAGGGTGAGGCGGTGTTGTTGAATGCTGGTGCACCGAATTATGCGGAAGTGAAAGAGCGGTATCTGGCGCGTTTTCCCCAGTCGGCCATGATGTTTGGGTTTGCGGACTTCTCACTCTGGGAACTGCGGCTCCAGGACGCGCATCTGGTCCTGGGATTCGGGCAGGCCTACCTTTCCGATGCGACCACTCCTCTGGCATGGACACATCAGAAGCCCGAGCAGAAGAAATAG
- a CDS encoding IPT/TIG domain-containing protein, giving the protein MKTARSSSITVAIGVLATFLVAMSPTATWAAEPGKQETKAKKQSQPQTVPNAKKSTTPKFASAETAGKAQSCYGEAPRLDKLTPDEGKAGDKVTITGTSFGAAACLRSVSFGPGHPAKFQQTNDSITTTVPSGGKKGMVLLTVTTASGENSKPFLVK; this is encoded by the coding sequence ATGAAAACAGCAAGAAGTTCCAGCATCACAGTTGCGATTGGAGTACTGGCAACCTTCCTGGTCGCCATGAGCCCGACTGCTACCTGGGCTGCGGAACCGGGCAAGCAGGAAACGAAAGCAAAAAAACAGTCTCAGCCCCAGACCGTTCCAAATGCCAAAAAGTCGACCACCCCGAAATTTGCGTCGGCGGAGACGGCGGGAAAAGCCCAATCCTGTTACGGTGAGGCACCAAGGCTCGATAAACTCACGCCTGACGAAGGGAAGGCCGGCGACAAGGTCACCATCACCGGAACCAGCTTCGGCGCGGCAGCCTGCTTACGCAGCGTCTCCTTCGGCCCTGGTCATCCAGCAAAGTTTCAACAGACCAACGACAGCATCACGACGACCGTGCCAAGCGGCGGAAAGAAGGGCATGGTTCTCCTCACCGTCACCACAGCCTCGGGAGAAAACTCGAAACCGTTCCTGGTGAAATAG
- the acs gene encoding acetate--CoA ligase, which yields MSENIDTLLKESRVYQPTAQTKAAAHIQDYESAYKKSIADPEGFWATVAKELEWFSPWTKVLEWNYPWAKWFVGATCNIAYNCLDRHVKTWRKNKVAIIWVGEQDQERVITYGELYRQVNRCANALKKLGITKGDRITIYLPKVPEQIVAMLACARIGAIHSVVYSGFSAPALANRIQDAEAKLVITADVGYDRGKVLNLKTVVDQAVANSSTVERVVVLRRQTPGVALASPKEIDWHDWLKDEKAVCEAEHLDAEHPLYILYTSGTTGKPKGVVHVHGGYMVGTYITTKYVFDLKEDDVYFCVADPGWVTGHSYIVYGPLLNGATILTAEGKPDYPTPGRWWDLIERYGVSIFYTTPTAIRLLMRYGEDWPKKYDLSSLRILGSVGEPINPEAWEWFHRATGGDKPIMDTWWQTETGSIMITPLPTVPLKPGSATRPFLGIEADVVDSAGNSLPANAGGFAVIKKPWPAMMRTIYKDPERYKTYWNTIPNCYSAGDICHKDEDGYMWFMGRADDVIKVAGNRLGTAEVESALVSHHAVAEAAVIGKPHKLVGESIKAFIILKQGEVESPALIQSIKDQVMKELGKIAVPSEIDIVPSLPKTRSGKIMRRVLKAKELGQDLGDISTIED from the coding sequence ATGTCAGAGAACATCGACACCCTCCTCAAGGAAAGCCGTGTGTATCAGCCGACCGCTCAAACCAAAGCCGCGGCTCATATTCAAGACTACGAGAGCGCCTATAAGAAATCGATTGCCGACCCTGAAGGCTTCTGGGCCACCGTCGCCAAGGAACTTGAGTGGTTCTCCCCCTGGACCAAAGTTCTGGAATGGAACTACCCCTGGGCCAAGTGGTTCGTCGGCGCCACCTGCAACATTGCCTATAACTGTCTCGATCGTCACGTCAAAACCTGGCGCAAGAACAAGGTCGCCATCATCTGGGTGGGTGAGCAGGACCAGGAACGGGTCATCACCTATGGGGAACTCTATCGACAGGTCAATCGTTGCGCGAATGCGCTCAAGAAGCTGGGAATCACGAAGGGTGACCGGATCACGATCTACCTGCCGAAAGTCCCCGAACAGATTGTCGCTATGCTCGCCTGTGCCCGCATCGGTGCCATTCATAGTGTGGTCTATTCAGGATTCAGTGCCCCAGCCCTCGCGAACCGCATTCAAGATGCCGAAGCCAAGCTGGTCATTACGGCCGACGTGGGATATGACCGGGGAAAAGTCCTGAACCTCAAGACGGTGGTCGACCAAGCCGTCGCCAACTCCTCCACCGTTGAGCGAGTCGTGGTGCTGCGAAGACAGACCCCAGGAGTCGCGCTGGCTTCGCCGAAAGAAATTGATTGGCACGACTGGCTGAAGGACGAGAAGGCGGTCTGCGAGGCCGAGCATCTGGATGCCGAACATCCCCTCTATATCCTGTATACCTCCGGCACCACAGGCAAACCCAAAGGCGTAGTCCATGTTCACGGCGGCTACATGGTCGGGACCTACATCACGACGAAATACGTCTTCGACCTGAAAGAAGACGATGTCTATTTCTGCGTCGCCGATCCAGGCTGGGTCACAGGCCATAGTTATATTGTGTATGGCCCCCTCCTGAACGGCGCCACAATCCTCACGGCAGAGGGCAAGCCTGACTATCCGACACCAGGCCGCTGGTGGGATCTCATTGAACGCTACGGCGTCTCGATTTTCTATACGACCCCCACCGCCATTCGTCTGCTCATGCGGTATGGGGAAGACTGGCCCAAGAAATACGACCTCTCTAGCCTCCGCATCCTCGGCAGCGTGGGCGAGCCGATCAATCCGGAAGCCTGGGAATGGTTCCATCGTGCAACCGGTGGGGACAAACCAATCATGGATACCTGGTGGCAGACCGAGACAGGATCGATCATGATTACCCCCCTGCCGACCGTCCCGTTGAAGCCAGGATCGGCCACCAGACCCTTCCTTGGCATCGAAGCCGATGTCGTGGACAGCGCAGGCAACAGCCTCCCCGCCAACGCCGGCGGCTTCGCCGTGATCAAGAAGCCCTGGCCTGCAATGATGCGGACCATCTACAAAGATCCGGAACGCTACAAAACTTATTGGAACACCATCCCGAACTGCTACAGCGCCGGCGACATCTGCCACAAAGATGAAGATGGTTACATGTGGTTCATGGGCCGCGCCGACGACGTGATCAAAGTGGCCGGTAACCGGCTCGGCACCGCCGAAGTAGAAAGCGCGCTAGTCAGCCATCATGCGGTGGCTGAGGCGGCAGTCATCGGCAAACCGCACAAGCTCGTCGGCGAGTCCATCAAGGCTTTCATCATTTTGAAACAGGGGGAAGTGGAAAGCCCGGCACTGATCCAGTCGATCAAGGATCAAGTGATGAAAGAGTTGGGAAAAATCGCGGTGCCGTCTGAAATCGACATCGTCCCCTCGCTCCCAAAAACCCGATCTGGAAAAATCATGCGGCGGGTGCTCAAAGCCAAGGAACTCGGACAAGATCTTGGCGATATCTCGACGATCGAAGATTGA
- a CDS encoding caspase family protein, with translation MLPIVSPLSRPLIFVLLACLLVPMFCPSPATAQLGKPEGLYYKSWAIIIGVENYLLAPKIPGAIEDAKAVAQSFRQLGFDEVVELYDKDVSFRRLQQTLSDFLPRKVGRHDRLVLYFVGHAGMTQDLDGKELGYLVPWDAQIGNVSKSVTFEQLKEFSRRSASKHTLFLVNAAVRGWEVSTAQPLSLEGRLAPEDDTERRAVQLLTAGDKGEPLSQENGKSVFVQALVNGLSGMADGNKNGWLMASEVGDYVRQQVVERSKGAQHPLFAQLEGDGDTVLIEGRKAAFVAGAGPQSPFEQRQAAKTQYEQAFALLQTGKLAEEALERLNKALEYDPTFGDAYVLKSYVLLEVIPNLDAALSAATLAVQYAPKNPDSQYTLGLIHEKRGQYAEAERAMQAALVVNPNYVDVYFSLGILYADEMKDQSKSVEAFTRYLELGGSHARARAAVAQQSSPAAPVVPSAKP, from the coding sequence ATGTTGCCCATTGTGTCCCCACTATCGCGGCCACTCATTTTCGTATTGCTCGCCTGCTTGTTGGTGCCGATGTTTTGTCCGTCGCCGGCTACTGCCCAACTGGGAAAGCCGGAAGGGCTCTACTACAAGTCGTGGGCCATTATCATCGGGGTGGAGAACTATCTTCTGGCTCCGAAGATTCCCGGCGCAATAGAAGATGCCAAGGCAGTGGCCCAATCCTTCCGCCAATTAGGCTTCGACGAAGTCGTGGAGCTCTACGACAAGGATGTGAGTTTTCGCCGTCTGCAGCAGACGCTCTCCGATTTTTTGCCCCGCAAGGTCGGTCGGCATGATCGGCTTGTGCTTTATTTCGTCGGGCATGCCGGGATGACGCAAGATCTTGACGGCAAGGAATTGGGGTATCTCGTGCCCTGGGATGCGCAGATCGGAAACGTGTCCAAGTCCGTGACGTTTGAGCAGCTCAAAGAATTCAGTCGGCGGAGTGCGTCTAAACATACGCTCTTTCTCGTGAACGCGGCGGTTCGCGGGTGGGAGGTGAGCACGGCTCAGCCCCTCTCCCTTGAAGGGCGCTTGGCCCCGGAAGACGATACGGAGCGGCGAGCGGTGCAGCTCTTGACGGCGGGCGATAAGGGAGAGCCCCTGAGTCAGGAGAATGGGAAGAGTGTCTTCGTGCAGGCGCTGGTGAATGGACTGAGTGGCATGGCAGATGGCAATAAGAATGGCTGGCTCATGGCTTCCGAGGTTGGAGACTATGTGAGGCAACAAGTTGTGGAGCGGTCGAAGGGTGCGCAGCATCCTCTTTTCGCACAGCTTGAAGGGGACGGGGATACGGTATTGATCGAGGGGCGAAAGGCCGCGTTTGTCGCAGGGGCAGGGCCTCAGTCTCCATTTGAGCAACGGCAGGCCGCAAAGACGCAGTATGAACAGGCGTTTGCATTGCTCCAAACCGGGAAGTTGGCGGAGGAAGCGCTGGAGCGGCTGAACAAAGCCTTGGAATACGACCCCACGTTCGGCGATGCCTATGTGCTCAAGAGTTATGTGTTGTTAGAAGTGATACCGAACCTTGATGCCGCGTTATCGGCGGCGACGCTGGCGGTACAGTATGCGCCGAAGAACCCGGACTCTCAGTACACGCTTGGGTTGATTCACGAAAAACGCGGGCAGTATGCCGAGGCCGAGCGCGCGATGCAGGCGGCGCTGGTAGTTAATCCCAACTATGTGGATGTCTATTTCTCGTTGGGGATTCTCTATGCCGACGAGATGAAGGATCAGTCCAAATCAGTCGAGGCCTTCACGCGCTATCTCGAACTCGGGGGAAGTCATGCTCGCGCCCGAGCTGCCGTTGCACAGCAGTCATCACCCGCCGCTCCTGTCGTACCATCTGCCAAGCCTTAA